CATTGTCCCCTAAAACCTCGCTCAAGTGATCATCAGAAAAGGAATCAAGAACCATGAAACGAGGGGGGGGAGGGTTACCCGAGATCTCCATGTTCTTCTGTGCTTGGAGGAGTTGTGCGCGTTGGAGAGATGGCATGTTCCCCTTGGCGCCCTTGGGACGGGAGCTGGTCCTCACCGGTGCCGCCGGCACCGCCTTGGAGCCCCTGGCCTTAGAGATGGGCGCCGTCTTGCTGGCCTCCTGAAGGAGAGGGTCGATGAGAGGCGGGGCCATGGGTGCCGCCAACGCCATGACCGTCTGGCGAGGGGTTGCTGGCGCTCCCAGCGGCTCCGCGAGCCGGACCGCCTCGGCACTCACCTTGCGAACTGCTGCCTTCTTAGCTTGCCTCACCGAGCCGGTCTTGctgctgctgcgcccaccctgcATCGGAGAGCGCGACAGGGGGAGCTGCGAGGTGTCCGTTGACAGGACCAGAGGGGTGCGCGCGCCCACCGGCACGTCCGAGTCCTCCATGTCCGCGAGCCCCTTGTCCACCGCACGCACCGGTGGTGAGGTCACCGAGCCCAGGTTGGAGCCGTACTGGTTGGGGATCGACACCTCTAGCCCGTTGGACAGCCCAACCTGCGCCACCTCAGCCGCAGGGGCAGTCTGCCGAGGAGGAACCGCCGCCGTGCCCCTGTCATAGATGCCAAGCTTTTCCCAAGCCGTCGTGTCAATGGAATCGTCCTCCATACTTGTATCTTGTTCCTTGTCCCCATCCCGCCCCTGGTCGCCCTGATCTAAGCCCTTGCCATTGTTGGGAGGTGGAGGAAGGGGAAGGGCAGGGGCCCCCTGGCGGGGCAGGTCGAGCTCCAGCTCCACTTTGATGTTGTAGCCTGCTCCGTTGAACCAAATATGCACCATGCCCCGCAGCTTGGACGGGTTATGGCAGGCGAAGCACATGCGGACCGGCCCCGGACGGATTAGCAACTCCTCATCGACTAGAAGAGGCCTGCCGAGCATCATAGTTGCCGCCATCAGCCGATCTGTCCGCAGCTGCTTGGGCGGCACCCCCCGTAGGTTGACTCAAACCTCAGGCATAGCCTCTCCCTTTGGCTCGTCGAGAACGGCGTCGTGGATGTCAGTCGTGATGTTGTTGATGGAGAGGAAGAGCTTGCCGCTGCGCGTTGCCATCCGCAACATGGTCGGGTCCGGGAACACCACCGAGAAAGAATCGCCGTCAAGCTGGGTAACTTGCCAGTCCCAGGACCCCTCGAACAGGTGCGGCAGCTCCACCTCCCGAATCGCCTTCGAGAGCGTGTCCCGAGCCGCAGACAGAACGACCGCGTTGGCCCCGAGTAAGCCTTGCGGCTCCTGCCCCGAGTCTTCAGCGTACTGCAGGCAGAAGAACCCCTCCCCGGCGATGGCGTGCCCCATGGTTTGGAGCAGCAGGGGTCTCCCGCGAGAGGGGTCGTGTGCGGATGCGTGGCCCTCCTGGGTGCACACCACACACAACGGCTTGAAGGTGCAGGTTTTCTGGAAGTGGCCGGTGCGGGTGCACTTGAAGCACTTCAGGTCGTCCGCCTCCTCGACAGGGAACGGCTCCGAGAAGAAGGCACCGTAGGTTGCTGCGGGAGGGGCGGCTTGGAGGCCGTCGCCCTCAAGGTCTTGTACTTCTGCTTCTTCGCGAAGGGATctccgacgcggtcgccgccatGGGGAAGTGGCAACACCTTGTGCTTGAGCTCGAGGCGCGCTTCTTGTGCTCCTCCTCCTTCTTTTTCCGCTCCTATTCCTTGAGCCACCAAGTGGGCGGTGGACGCCAGCCTCCCTCCTCGCTGGCGCGCTCCGCCCCCTGCGCCGTGGGTTGCGCCCGCCGCTCGCGGTCCCGTGACCTCTCCGCCACCGGATCTTGAGATCCCACGACCCTCTTGTCTGCCCGGCGATCTGCCTTGGAGCCCATCACCACCACCTCGGCGAAGGAGCGCACGAGGGGTGGAGGTGGGTGGGTGGGGAAGAGGGTGCGGGAGGATCGGCCGAATCGCCGCACCTCAGATCTGGTGGCTGGAAACCCTAGAGTGGCGTCTAGGGTTCCCCGGCGCAGCCACAACCACTTATATGGCCTCGCCAACGGGCCTGGGCCGGGCTAGGGAACCACTTGTTGAACCAGTTGGGCCTGAGCGGTGTTTGCGCATGATGGGTTCTCAGCAGGCGAAGACGACTGCACCAAGGCTGCCACAGGCTCCGGCGCAGGGCTACAGCCCACTTGCCCGACCTGGCCCACCATCCCTGGGTTCGTCTCCTCCCCAACCCTAGGCGCGGAATCCCGTGGCACTGTCGGTGCCGCCGCCCCCGCGGACCGAGCCACCGCCGGCTAGAGCTGCCCCGGACTAGCATGAAGGAGAAGGCCGTCGCCTGCCTCCGTACACATCTGCCCACACAAGGCCGCCCCCGTCGGAGCGGCCCGTGGCACCGGCCAGGGCATCGACCCAGCCTGCCTGGGGCCGCGGCCACCGCCCTGCCTTGAAGgagcccccgagctcctccgcctgCACCACGAAATCGCCAACAGAGCACGGGCCCTGCCACGCTCCGCATCAACCACTGCATCGCTTTCCCCCGTCTCCTCGTTTGAGCTCTCTCCGGCCAGAGCCTGGAATCTGCTCCCCGACCAGCCGCCAGCTCGATCTGGGCGTGGAGCCAGCTCCTTGCACGGCGAGAGGCGCATCTGCCCCGTCACCGGCCGGACCTTTGTCCACTCGCCCCCCTCGTCGATGGCGCCCGCGGCGTGGCCGCACGGAGCGGCGGCGCACGCGCCATCGCCGCCCGGACCGCCCAGGTCGCCAGACAGTACAGGAGCCGTTGGAGCCATCTGAGTCCAACCGGCAAGGGTCTTCACACGGAACTTTGACGCGGCCCCGTATGCAGCTCTCGGGGCCTACAAAGTCTTAATTAACGAGTGAAGAGCCCTAATCGCCTTCATTGCGGCCCCGGCAGCGCTTGTCCTTCCCCTGATGGCATCCAAAGCTACAAGAAAATAAGCATTTTGCGAGCCACTAAGTCATTATGCAGGTGGATTTTTTTTGTATGCAAATACTTTTCTTCTTGCCGCCACAAGAAAAATCCCACCTGCCCTATCACCCGGTTTTCAAAATGTGAAGATTTTCACATTCAAAATGGGCCGAATCGGGAGGTCAGGCTTGCAACAACATGCCAGCCTACTCAACAAGGATCCACGGGCCCAAGAAAAGCAGCCCAGGATAATAAAATTTCAATCGCCAGGCCGTAAAAGCAGTCCAAATCAGGACCGAACAAATTAACCTGTTCATGTACCGCGAAACTGTTGGCCTTGCTGTTACAACTGTTAGCTGCGAGTGTTTGGCCACTCCTCCGTACTGTCCAAAATATGTGGGCATGCAGTATGGACCAATGGCAAAGTTTCAGATCAGACGCTTTAGACTTTAGAGAGGCCTCCTGCCCTGTCAATATGTCTATCAATTCAATTCATGACCCCATTGTCCCCCCTAGCGCTTCTGAGACGGTCCCCATTTTGTCGCCGGTCGGGCATCCTAAGCATGTAGCCTCGCACAGTTGCGAGATCTGAAGAAGAAAAATGGCATATAGCCTCACACAGTTGCGAGATCTGAAAGCCTAGGTCTGCTATGAATAAATCCTTAATCCGGTGTTGCTCATCGGTTAACTTTTCTGAAGACGTAGCCAAGCTGGATTTTAAATACTCACccgtatcaaaatataagacgttttttgacagtCATGGTAtcaaaaaacatcttatattttgaAACAGAGGGAGTAACTCGCAAACAGTACTTCTATTAATCACTTTGTGCAATTTAGCGATCAAGTGACACATACAAATTATGCTGTGTTTTACAACTTACTTGGAGACGAATTTCCTATATAAAGACATAAATAAAGAGCATAAAATAAGCAGTTCATGGAGCTACAACAAATGGCGATCCAACTTTGAGATCTTCTGAGCGATGTGCTTATGAGCAATACtatatactcccttcgttcctaaatataagtcttcgtagagattccactataaaCCACATAccgatgtatatagatgcattttaagtgtaaattcattcaatttgctccgtatatagtccacctagtggaatcactagaaagacttatatttaggaacggagggagtagatgctATACTCCACTGGTGCTATTGGTTCTTGGCAGTCCAATACGTCTTGGCAACCAGGAGGATCTTCTCCCGGACGAGCGGGCCGTCTTCGTGGTCGACGATCTGGCTGTCCCACCTCATCCCGTCGGCGACGCTCTTGACCTTCACCAGCATGTCCACGTCGTCTCTGATGATCACCGTGCCCTCGGGCCTCAGGACCCTGTCCATCTCCAGCAGAATGGTGTCCATCTCACACCTTGCAGAATTGCAAGCCGGCCGGTCAGAGAGGGTGAACACTGACGCAAGTTAATTACAGGGAAGTTTTGATGCAGATTATGTATGTATGTTACCTGTTCTTGTACAGAGTGAACACCGAGTCGGCGTGGATGAGATCGTAGGTCCGCGGATAGGTGGACGTGCCCTCGCACCTGCAGTGAATTAATGGATGCAACGAGATCAGAAACCGTTGCCAGACCACGACGCCGACACCGACACCGGCACACCGCTGGTGATCACTGTGGTAGGGCCTTGTGGTGGTACGGTTGACGTGCCCTGTGGTAGAGGACTAACCAGTCCTGGTAGCTTCCGATGAGGCCGCGCTCGTAGACCACCCCGAGTGCGCTGGAGTTGGCCACGGTCGGGACCATGTTCATGACCCACTGCGGGTAACTCGCCAGCGCCGCCGCGAAGCCGCCGAGGCGGGCGTTCATGTCGAGCACGTTCCGGTACCGTCCTTTCTGCTCGAACTGGTTGATCACCGCCTTGTAGTGGCGGACCCGCTTCTTCCACAGCTCCGTGTCCTGCTGGAACGCCTTGGCCGTCACGCCCTTGACCGTGCCCCGGGAGACCCTGGGCGGCACGGCCGTGAGCCTCTGCGGCCATTTCTTCACCGCGCCGCCGGCCACCTCGCTCGCGTCCGAGACCTCCGGCAGCGGCGTCACGCAGGCCTCCATCTTGTCGTACCTAACGTGAGAGGTCAATTACAGCAACGAAACTGGTAAGTGTGCCATTGATTTGACTGACCAAAATGTTGATGACTCGGATGTGGTGCTATGATAATTACCATGCTGCGTCGGCATTCTTCTTGGAGCAGAAGGGCGGGGACTTGGCGGCCTTGCGGGAGGCCTTGCAGCCGGCGTGGTTGGCGGGTTTCTGCCAGACGGCGATGTCGCCGGCCTCCTTGATCTTCTTCCAGCAGAGGCTCCGGGCGACCGCCTCGATCGCCTCCTGCTCGGCGTTGAGGTCCTCCTTGCTCCTCTCCCACCCCTTCCAGTACTTCTTCCAGTTGATGGGCGGGCCGGACAGGATCCAGTAGCCGCCGGGGCGCAGGACACGGTCGACCTCGATCAGGTACAATCCATCTGCACAATTTTTCAcagtgcatgtgtatatatgcctGAGTGACTAGGGTGGAATGGAATTGCGTTTGGGTGAAGAGATGAGGTGGGCGTACCGTAGAGGTGCCAGGGGATGAGGCAGCGGGAGCAGTGCGCCATGTCGAAGGCGCGGGCTGGGTAGGTGAGGCGGTTGGAGGCGAGGACGCCGATCATGGCGGGGACGCCGCGCTCCAGCGCGAACTGCACCTGCGCCTCGTGCGAGTCCCGCGGCGCGAAGGACATGGCCAGGATGTCCCGGGAGAGCAGGTACGCGCCCCAGCTCGCCACCTGCACGGGCCACTCACGACGCATCAGAGAGAAAGAAATGCTACCACTACTACGTGCCATTCCCATGCTACGTACTACCACCACGGTTGGCTTGTTCTGAGGTCGAAAGTGGAAAGTTTCTTCCTACGGAATTACTTCTGGGTTCAGATAGGAGGTCGGCATTTGTGCAGGCAAGTGGTACTGAAATTCAGCCCTATGCGGATCAGCAAATGCACGTGAAGGCGGTACATTTGATCGCAAAGAAAAGTTACCCTGTAAACGTTACTGAAAAGATAGACGACACTTGAACGGTGTCACAGGTGCAGACTGGCAGTGGCCATAATTGTGCTACTGTGCATTCGTTGAAAAAAGGCCACTATATTTTTGTCAATAATTTCGTGGCACCAGCTGAAAAGTGACAGGTCAAGTTTTTTTAATGAGTGACAGCTGAGAACTCAGCAGTCAAGTGACAAGCAGATTTTACAGTCCACTCGTGCTGTTTCAGTGGAGGGAAAAAACTTTACAAGCCAAATTTGTTACCATCTTGTACTAGTACTAGTTGTAGTTCATAGTTGCATAATTCGCAGCTTTAGGTGAAAATCGCCGATTCAAATATTGAAAAATTGAACAAATGTGATATTAGTACTACTAATTAATTCACCCCATGTAATATGTTTTCAACATTCTCTAGGACTGCTACTATCTGAGAGTATCTGACAGACCTGTTTGACCTCGGTTGAGCAAGAAATGTTCGCGTTTCCATTTCTCACTACTCCAGATGTAGTAATACTACCACAAGAACTAAGCCGGATTCGAGCAAGCAATCCGTTCTAAACCTAGTTAAGCAATCAGAGCTAATTAAGATTAAGAAGCTTGGTAACTTACCCCGCAGCCGGTGTCGAGCGCGGTGCGGATGGAGCCGTCGTGGAGCGGGATGAGCTTCCCAATGTCGTCGATGTAGGCGTCGGCGCCGTGCGGGAACATGGTCCCGCCGCCGGGGAACCGGAGCTTGTCCCCGTCCACGCGGATCCAGTTCTGCACCGCCTTCTCCACGGTGAGCTCCTTGTGCGGCACGTTGGCGAACCAGGCGACGTCGCGGCTGGCCGGCCACGGGAACGGGTTGCGGTACCCGGCCGGCGCCGGCACCAGGCACCGCAGCCGCTCGCGCCCCGAGGGGCAGTGCCGCTCCCGGTACACCAGCCGGTCCCGCGGGTACCGCAGCGACCGCTTCACGTCCTCGCACGGCGTGTACTCCGAGTACTCGGCCGGGCACGCCGGGTACCTCCGCGGCGCCGAGGACGCGGAGGACGCGGCCCTGGCCGCCACGGCGTCGACCGCCGCCGCGTGGTGCGCGGAGAAGTCGAGGGACTgagcggtggtggtggtggtggtggtggtggagggggTGAGGGTGGTGGTGGTGCAGGAGATGTCGGTGGCAATGGTGACGGAGCGGGAGGGGGAGGAAGGGGAGAAGCCGCCGCCGTGGTGCCAGGCGCCCAGGAGGTAGGAGGCGGAGCAGAggagggcgacggcggcgaggggCAGGAAGAAGGAGCGCCGGGCGGCGGAGTGGGTCGGGGGGATGTGCAGCTTCGTGGCCGCCGAGCGGACCCCCATTGCTCCTTCCTCGCTCTGCTTCGGCAAGCACCCGCCCTGTGCTCACTGCTCAGTGCCCACTTCACTCTGGCTTGGTCAGTGTGGTCACTCACTGAGCTGGTAGCCCTGCCCGTTAGGTAGCCAGGCGGGGACACGGGTGTGAATAGCGCGTTTGATTTGATCTACTGTGCGCGGATTAGGTAGTGATTACGAGTAAAAGTCACCCGTAAACAGCTTTTCACCGCGCATCGCTCTGTAATTCTGTGTTCTTATCATCGTGAGGCCACTGGATCTTGATGCTCATGTGACTTGCTCACTGCACACCATTGTAACCTTTTGTTATTTGTCTTTACTGCTCATGGCCGGTGGCTCTAGCACGTGTTGGAAACATTCGCTGAGCTCAAGTATAAACAAATAGCAACAGTTTTATTAGGGCATTGCCAACGTTAAACCGCCAATTTTCTCCCGCGTCTGTCCGCTAACAGGGACCAGTTCACCGACATTGATGTCTGAGACTGTCATCCAACGCTGTCAGCGTACATTTCAATAATTAATtaaactaaccggacgaaatttaTGCAAACACGACgaattttcattacatttcaaacatttagaaagaaagaaaaaaagtcCCGGCCCTAAACCTATCCTAAGGCGGCGGCCAGCGTCCAAGCCCTTGTTCTCCTCCATCTGCCGTCTCCATGGGCATCAATGATAAGACCGATGAAATGAAGTTGCGTTCTCCGGCGAGGGAGAGTAGAATAAGGTAGACGGACTGGCCCACACAAGACACAAGGCCCctgcctcccatgccctactcatcctcggagaaGTTTGTGCCTTGTCCGTCACCGGTGGGCGTGAGGTCCACGATGGAAATGTTGGTGCCGCGTTGTCGTCGTCCCACTCCTACCGAACCGCACGAAAGTTTGTCGGTGGCGCGTAGGAGGTGCAACTGGTGGTGTCCTCGTCCGTGATGCGCCTCTGCGGCGACCGCTTCCTGGCGAGTGGCGGCTTGAGCACGGGCAGGCTCGTAGATCGCACGCTGCTCTGCACCGAAGTTGTGGTTCGTCCGGCCATGCCCGCCACGGCCTCCTCACTCGCGCGCTCGCAGTCGATTGGAGGAACGGGTTGTACCGTTGTTTCTCCTACGCCTGCCGGAACACAGACATAGGCACCGGCGTAGGCCGCTCCTCCGCCGTGGCGGCCCTGAGATGCACTAACACTTTGCTAGTTAAATATGTGATCAAATTTAACCACGATAAGACTAATAAACATACACGGAGGGTAGTGCCATCAACGGCCTAGCATACTTGCTTTCACGGGAATACTGTTGATGGTGTGTAAGAGCATATAGTGATCACATAATTTGGGACCCTATATACCTGCGCGTCCGCTAGGGTGACTGGGCAAACCGCGTTTCTCTCACTTCATATCCACACACCTCATATGTCCTACCTTAAATCCTTAAAAAAACATGCAAATGACGTACTCCCAACGCAAACTAATATATAGCAATACGACACAGATAACATATAAACATGACAATCCGACATAGATATGACATTAAAAAATTAACACAATCTGATTCAAAAGGCCTGCCGGAATTCATCACCTAACTAATTTAGATACTTATTAAAACTAAGAGATAGGGCAGCCAGATTTCACCTCTTCCTAGCGGGACGCTTCCTCTTGGGGTCTCGGGAGCAGCGACTGTCCTCGTCGTAGGCGTCGGTGGCGGGTGGCACATCGCCGTCCGTTGTATCGCCCgacggggaagaggaggaggacaagATGATGATTCCTTCGCCGGAAGCCATACGACTCCCTTCGTCGCTACCCTCTTCATTGCCAATCACCGGGACTCCTCGAGCCCCATGTGGAGCCCGCCGTATTTTTACGGTGATGTTGGCGTGCGTCTGTCTTTGCGGATGTGTAGGAGCGGCGGATGGCGTCGCAGATGGCCTCATCATCATTGTTGGGGGACGCAgcgatgaaggaaatatgccctagaggcaataataaagttactatttccttatatcatga
The sequence above is a segment of the Aegilops tauschii subsp. strangulata cultivar AL8/78 chromosome 6, Aet v6.0, whole genome shotgun sequence genome. Coding sequences within it:
- the LOC109765354 gene encoding probable methyltransferase PMT16, with amino-acid sequence MGVRSAATKLHIPPTHSAARRSFFLPLAAVALLCSASYLLGAWHHGGGFSPSSPSRSVTIATDISCTTTTLTPSTTTTTTTTAQSLDFSAHHAAAVDAVAARAASSASSAPRRYPACPAEYSEYTPCEDVKRSLRYPRDRLVYRERHCPSGRERLRCLVPAPAGYRNPFPWPASRDVAWFANVPHKELTVEKAVQNWIRVDGDKLRFPGGGTMFPHGADAYIDDIGKLIPLHDGSIRTALDTGCGVASWGAYLLSRDILAMSFAPRDSHEAQVQFALERGVPAMIGVLASNRLTYPARAFDMAHCSRCLIPWHLYDGLYLIEVDRVLRPGGYWILSGPPINWKKYWKGWERSKEDLNAEQEAIEAVARSLCWKKIKEAGDIAVWQKPANHAGCKASRKAAKSPPFCSKKNADAAWYDKMEACVTPLPEVSDASEVAGGAVKKWPQRLTAVPPRVSRGTVKGVTAKAFQQDTELWKKRVRHYKAVINQFEQKGRYRNVLDMNARLGGFAAALASYPQWVMNMVPTVANSSALGVVYERGLIGSYQDWCEGTSTYPRTYDLIHADSVFTLYKNRCEMDTILLEMDRVLRPEGTVIIRDDVDMLVKVKSVADGMRWDSQIVDHEDGPLVREKILLVAKTYWTAKNQ